In Wolbachia endosymbiont (group A) of Pogonocherus hispidulus, the genomic stretch TGTTGAGCTGAAGCCAGGTAATGGTGCTGCGATTGCTAGAGCTGCTGGTTGTTATGCGCAAATCGTTAGTCGTGATGGCCAATATGTTTTATTACGACTCAGGTCTGGTCAAATTAGGTTGATTTTATCTTCTTGCAAGGCTACTATTGGTGTAGTATCTAACCCTGACCATAAGAATAGAAAGCTGGGTAAAGCTGGAAGAAGTAGGTGGCTTGGAATTAGACCTACTGTGCGTGGGGTTGCGATGAATCCGGTTGACCATCCTCATGGAGGTGGGGAAGGAAAAACCTCTGGTGGTCGTCATCCTGTTACTCCTTGGGGTGTTGCAACAAAAGGAAAGAAAACTCGGAGGAAAAATAAATCTAGTAATAAGTATATAAAACAATTAAAAGGGTAATTTATGAGTAGATCTGCGTGGAAGCCTCCTTTTTGTCATCCTTCTATATTAAAGTCGGTGAATAATGCTTTAAACAAGGGGTTTGTTAACATGGCTATAAAAGTTCATTCCAGGGCTTCTGTAATTCTTCCTAATTGTTTAGGTTTAAAGTTTGCTGTTTATAATGGTAAGGATTACATTCCTGTTAATGTTAATAATCAGAATATGATAGGTCATAAGTTTGGTGAATTTTCGCCCACTCGTAAATTTACTGGGCATAGTGGTGATAAAAAGGCGACAAGAAGGTAATTGATATGAAAAACAGAGATGTAATAGTTAAAGCTGGTTCTAGGGTTTTAAAATCAACTCCTCGTAAATTGAATTTGGTTGCTGGTTTAGTACGTAATAAAAAAGTTTCTTTTGCCACTGTGCAATTAAGATTTTGTGAGAAGAAAGCTGCGGGTCTTATAAGGAAGGTATTAAATTCTGCGATTGCTAATGCTCAAAATTATGGATTGGATATCGATAATTTATATATAAAAGAAATTTTAATAGGTAAGTCTCTTACTTTGCGTAGGGTATGTCCAAAAGCTATGGGTAGAGCTAATAGAGTTAGTAAACGTTATAGTAATATAACTGTAAAATTGGGGGAAATTATATGATTCATAAAAATAGAAAATTAATAAGGAAAGTGCAAAAATATGGGAAACGTTAATCCTAAAGGATTTAGGTTAAAAATAATTAATACTTGGTCATCTATTTGGTATGCTGAGAAGGGTTATAAACAAGGGTTGCATCAAGATTTATCTATTCGCAGTTATATAAATGAATCTTTTAAGCATGCTGGTGTTTCTAAAGTAATTATAGAGCGTACAATCGATTTGGTGTCTGTAATAATACATTCTTCTAGACCTGGAGTGATAATAGGTAAGAAAGGCTCAGATATTGAGAAGATAAAGCAAAAGATAGCTGAAAAAGTAAAAAATAATGTGGAAGTGAATGTAGTAGGGGTTAAAAGGTCTGAAATAGATGCAGTTTTAATATCAAGCAGCATTGCACAACAGTTAGAAAAAAGGGTTTCATTTAGAAGAGCGATGAAAAAAGCTATTCAAAGTTGTTTGAGGATGGGTGGTAGAGGTATTAAAGTAAGTTGTTCTGGGCGCCTTGGCGGAGCTGAGATAGCTCGTACTGAGTGGTATAAAGAAGGCCGTTTACCTTTACACACTTTACGTGCTAATATAGATTATGCTTTTTGTGAAGCAAAAACTATATATGGTATTATAGGAGTTAAGGTTTGGGTTTATATTGGTAATTAAGGTATATTGAGATGTTTGTTCCCAAAAAAAGTAAATATAAAAAAGTATTTAAAGGACGAATTAAGGGTAACACGAAAGGTGGTAGTACGCTATCTTTTGGAGATTATGGTCTAAAGGCTATGGAAGCTGGTAGGATTCAATCTAAACATATTGAAACCGCAAGGCGTGTAATATCTAGAACTTTAAAACGTTCTGGTAAAGTCTGGATAAGGATTTTTCCTGACACTCCTGTTAGTAAAAAGCCAGCGGATGTACGTATGGGTAAGGGAAAAGGTAGTGTTGAATTTTGGGTGTTTAAAGCTAAGCCCGGTAGAATGTTGTTTGAAATTAGCAGTGATGTTCCCATGCATTTAGCAAGATTGGCGCTTGAAAAGGCAACCGCTAAGCTTCCTATGAAGTGTAAATTTGTATCTAATCATAATTAAATGGAGTTGCAATGGATATAGCTGACATTAGGTCAAAATCCTCACAAGAATTGCATGAAATTCTTGTAAATTTGAGAAAAGAGTTTGTTAATTTGGTTTTTCAAAAGAAGTTGGGGCAGTGCAACAATATTTCACGTTTTAGCTTAATAAGAAAGAGCATAGCTCGTATTCTAACTGCATTAAATGAAAGAAAAGGAGAGGAAAAGAATGCCTAAGAAGGTTTTTTGTGGTACTGTAATTAAGACTAAATGTGATAAAACTGTAAAGGTTTCGGTATTACAAGTGTATAAGGATGAGCTGTATAAAAAGGTTATAAAAAAATACAAGAAGTATACAGCGCATGATGAGAATAATAGTTGTAAAGAAGGGGACAAGGTTTTAATACAAGAACACAAGCCTATTTCTACTACTAAAAAATGGGTTGTTGTTAATAGCTCACATTGAATAGGATATTTATATGATTCAAAAAAATACATTGTTGGAAGTAGCTGATAATTCTGGTGCGCGTGCAGTGCTTTGTATTGGTTTATTGGGTGGTAGAAAGTCTGCATCTATAGGTGACACAGTTATTGTATCTACTAAATCTATTACTTCAAGAGGGAAGGTTGAGAAGGGAAAAGTATATAGAGCAGTTGTGGTGAGGGTGAAAAGCCCTATTAGAAAATCTGATGGTTCTGTAATTCGTTTTTCTAGCAATGCTGTAGTTTTGATTAACGATCAAGGTGAACCACTTGGCACTCGGGTATTTGGTCCGGTAAAAAAGTTATCATCTGGTTCTTTTATGAAGATAATGTCATTAGCTGTTGAGGTTTTATAATGAGTGCTAAAATAAAAAGTGGTGACGACGTTATAGTTTTAACTGGTAGAGATAAGGGAAAAATTGGTAAAGTGATTAAAGTTGTGGCATGTGATGCTAAAAGAAAGTTAATTGTTTCTGGGGTAAATGTACATAAGAGACACACTAAACCAAAAGCTGGTAGTAGTGGTGGTATATTAAATAAAGAGTTAGCTGTTGATATATCCAACGTTGCAACATTGGACCCTAAATATAAAACTCCAACTAGAGTGGGGTTTAAGGTTATAGACGGTAGAAAAGTGCGTTTTGCAAAAGTTTCTGGAGAAGTGATAGATTAGGTTGATATGTTTAAAGAATTGTATAAAGATAGCATAGTAAAGTCCTTAAAGGATAAGTTTAATTACGGCAATATAATGCAAGTGCCTAAACTTGTCAAGGTGTGTATCAATATGGGCGTTGGAGATGCTGCTACAGATAGTAAAGCAATAAGTGAACCACTTGATAGCCTATATTTGATTGCTGGGCAGAAGCCTTTATCAACTTTTGCAAAAAAATCTATTTCTGGCTTCAAGATCAGAAAAGGTGCTACAGTAGGTTGCAAAGTAACTTTGCGTAGAGATAAAATGTATGAGTTTTTAGAAAGATTGATATATATTGCTTTGCCAAGGGAAAAAGATTTTAGAGGGTTTAGTGTGAAGCAATTTGACGGTAATGGTAATTTTTCCTTTGGTATAAAGGAACATATCTCGTTTTTAGAAATAGACTATGATAAAATAAGTAAAATTAGAGGTATGGATATTAATATTATAACAAGTGCAGTTAGTGATAAGGAAGCAAAGGAATTATTACTGGCTCTTAAATTTCCTTTTTTTGATTAATTGAGAGGAGAAATATATGGCAAAAAAATCTATGATAGAAAGAAATCTTCGCAGAATAAAGCTGTGCGATCAATATAAAGAAAAAAGAGAGAAATTGAAATCTATAATAAATAATAAGAATTTGTCTATTGTAGAAAGGTTTACAGCTCAAAATAAATTAATTAAAAAATTGCCTAGAAATTCTTCTAAAACCAAAATTAGAAATAGGTGTGCTTTAACTGGGAGACCAAGAGGAGTATATAGAAAATTTGGTTTATGTAGAATTGTTTTGCGTGATTTATGTTCTTTTGGGCAAGTTCCAGGAGTTACAAAGTCTAGTTGGTGAATATAATATAAGGAGTATATTGTGGCGTTATCTGATAGTATTGGTGATTTTTTAACAAGGATACGTAATGCTCAATTAGCAATGCATAGAACAACAAGAGTATTGTTTTCTAAAGTGAATTCTTCTATACTGAAGATTTTAAAAGATGAAGGGTATATCCTTGATTATG encodes the following:
- the rpsC gene encoding 30S ribosomal protein S3; protein product: MGNVNPKGFRLKIINTWSSIWYAEKGYKQGLHQDLSIRSYINESFKHAGVSKVIIERTIDLVSVIIHSSRPGVIIGKKGSDIEKIKQKIAEKVKNNVEVNVVGVKRSEIDAVLISSSIAQQLEKRVSFRRAMKKAIQSCLRMGGRGIKVSCSGRLGGAEIARTEWYKEGRLPLHTLRANIDYAFCEAKTIYGIIGVKVWVYIGN
- the rpsS gene encoding 30S ribosomal protein S19 yields the protein MSRSAWKPPFCHPSILKSVNNALNKGFVNMAIKVHSRASVILPNCLGLKFAVYNGKDYIPVNVNNQNMIGHKFGEFSPTRKFTGHSGDKKATRR
- the rplV gene encoding 50S ribosomal protein L22 — translated: MKNRDVIVKAGSRVLKSTPRKLNLVAGLVRNKKVSFATVQLRFCEKKAAGLIRKVLNSAIANAQNYGLDIDNLYIKEILIGKSLTLRRVCPKAMGRANRVSKRYSNITVKLGEII
- the rplE gene encoding 50S ribosomal protein L5, whose amino-acid sequence is MFKELYKDSIVKSLKDKFNYGNIMQVPKLVKVCINMGVGDAATDSKAISEPLDSLYLIAGQKPLSTFAKKSISGFKIRKGATVGCKVTLRRDKMYEFLERLIYIALPREKDFRGFSVKQFDGNGNFSFGIKEHISFLEIDYDKISKIRGMDINIITSAVSDKEAKELLLALKFPFFD
- the rplP gene encoding 50S ribosomal protein L16; this encodes MFVPKKSKYKKVFKGRIKGNTKGGSTLSFGDYGLKAMEAGRIQSKHIETARRVISRTLKRSGKVWIRIFPDTPVSKKPADVRMGKGKGSVEFWVFKAKPGRMLFEISSDVPMHLARLALEKATAKLPMKCKFVSNHN
- the rpsN gene encoding 30S ribosomal protein S14; amino-acid sequence: MAKKSMIERNLRRIKLCDQYKEKREKLKSIINNKNLSIVERFTAQNKLIKKLPRNSSKTKIRNRCALTGRPRGVYRKFGLCRIVLRDLCSFGQVPGVTKSSW
- the rpmC gene encoding 50S ribosomal protein L29, whose translation is MDIADIRSKSSQELHEILVNLRKEFVNLVFQKKLGQCNNISRFSLIRKSIARILTALNERKGEEKNA
- the rplN gene encoding 50S ribosomal protein L14 — protein: MIQKNTLLEVADNSGARAVLCIGLLGGRKSASIGDTVIVSTKSITSRGKVEKGKVYRAVVVRVKSPIRKSDGSVIRFSSNAVVLINDQGEPLGTRVFGPVKKLSSGSFMKIMSLAVEVL
- the rplX gene encoding 50S ribosomal protein L24, producing MSAKIKSGDDVIVLTGRDKGKIGKVIKVVACDAKRKLIVSGVNVHKRHTKPKAGSSGGILNKELAVDISNVATLDPKYKTPTRVGFKVIDGRKVRFAKVSGEVID
- the rpsQ gene encoding 30S ribosomal protein S17, whose amino-acid sequence is MPKKVFCGTVIKTKCDKTVKVSVLQVYKDELYKKVIKKYKKYTAHDENNSCKEGDKVLIQEHKPISTTKKWVVVNSSH